One Capra hircus breed San Clemente unplaced genomic scaffold, ASM170441v1, whole genome shotgun sequence DNA segment encodes these proteins:
- the LOC108634805 gene encoding ubiquitin carboxyl-terminal hydrolase 17-like protein 6, with the protein METLVGLVCRAPGAASEHGGGACPAPFNVLAGGRGCRASAAGADALRGPSVPEGPSPAVGRPQRGDLAPGSAGLAPGQKVALSWRGPWGVGAGLQNLGNTCYVNAALQCLSHTPPLASWLVSRQHATLCPAGSSCTLCAMRAHVTRALLHAGEVIRPRKDLLAGFHRHQQEDAHEFLMFTLNGMQQGCLSASQPSGHASEDTSVVRQIFGGTWRSRIQCLHCLGVSDTFDPHLDVSLDITAAQSVEQALRELVKPEKLEAENAYDCGVCLRKVPATKRLTLHSTSQVLVLVLKRFTQLSGAKRAQEVRYPQRLDVQPYTSEGKAGPLGYVLYAVLVHSGWSCERGHYFCYVRAGNGQWYKMDDAKVTACDETAALSQSAYVLFYAREGAWEGGAGGGAAAPLGADPADPGQPAGDASGRAPGSQESPGDTEAEGMSLEQWRRLQEHNRPKPALELRKIQAALPAGAVVIHRSRPGGGRNRPPPAPPAQEHHRLDRPSTDTPPPGPTDVGHGPCASGRARATKGRNKKPRPSLGLWR; encoded by the coding sequence ATGGAAACCCTCGTGGGCCTTGTTTGCAGAGCCCCGGGGGCTGCTTCTGAGCACGGGGGAGGTGCGTGTCCGGCTCCCTTCAACGTCTTAGCCGGAGGGCGAGGTTGTCGGGCCAGCGCCGCTGGTGCGGATGCCCTTCGGGGACCCTCTGTCCCTGAGGGGCCGTCGCCGGCAGTCGGGCGCCCCCAGCGGGGTGACTTGGCTCCTGGGTCAGCGGGGCTGGCGCCTGGCCAGAAAGTCGCCCTGAGTTGGAGGGGGCCGTGGGGGGTGGGCGCTGGGCTTCAGAATCTGGGGAACACCTGCTACGTGAACGCGGCGCTGCAGTGTCTGAGCCACACGCCGCCCCTGGCCAGCTGGCTGGTGTCCCGGCAGCACGCCACCCTCTGTCCGGCCGGCAGCTCCTGCACGCTCTGTGCCATGCGAGCTCACGTGACCCGAGCCCTCCTTCACGCGGGAGAGGTGATCCGGCCCCGCAAGGACCTGCTGGCGGGCTTCCACAGACACCAGCAGGAAGATGCCCACGAGTTTCTGATGTTCACTCTGAATGGCATGCAGCAAGGGTGCCTGAGTGCATCCCAGCCGTCGGGCCACGCCTCCGAGGACACCAGCGTCGTCCGTCAGATCTTCGGCGGGACGTGGAGGTCTCGGATCCAGTGTCTCCACTGCCTCGGTGTCTCGGACACGTTCGACCCTCATCTGGACGTCAGCCTGGATATCACGGCGGCTCAGAGTgtggagcaagctctgagagagctgGTCAAGCCCGAGAAGCTGGAGGCGGAAAATGCCTATGACTGTGGCGTTTGTCTCCGGAAGGTGCCTGCCACCAAGAGGTTGACTTTGCACAGCACGTCCCAGGTCCTGGTGCTGGTGCTGAAGCGGTTCACACAGCTGAGCGGGGCCAAAAGGGCTCAGGAGGTGCGCTATCCCCAGCGCCTGGACGTGCAGCCCTACACGTctgaggggaaggcagggccaCTGGGCTACGTGCTCTATGCCGTGCTGGTGCACTCCGGGTGGAGCTGTGAGCGAGGACACTACTTTTGTTACGTCCGAGCCGGCAACGGCCAATGGTATAAGATGGACGATGCCAAGGTGACCGCCTGTGACGAGACTGCTGCCCTGAGCCAGAGCGCCTACGTCCTGTTCTACGCCCGGGAGGGTGCGTGGGAAGGgggcgctgggggaggggcagcggccCCCCTCGGGGCTGACCCCGCAGACCCCGGGCAGCCTGCAGGAGACGCCAGCGGCAGAGCTCCTGGGTCGCAGGAGTCCCCGGGGGACACAGAGGCCGAAGGGATGAGCTTAGAGCAGTGGAGACGCCTGCAAGAACACAACCGACCGAAGCCGGCCTTGGAGCTGCGCAagatccaggctgccctgcctgccgGCGCAGTCGTGATTCACCGGTCCAGACCCGGAGGAGGGAGAaaccgcccgccgcccgcgccgcccGCACAGGAGCACCACCGGCTCGACCGGCCCAGCACGGACACCCCGCCTCCGGGGCCGACGGACGTCGGCCACGGCCCTTGTGCCAGCGGGAGGGCCAGAGCGACCAAGGGGAGGAACAAGAAGCCgcggccatctctggggctgtggcGGTAG